In Sulfurospirillum tamanense, the following proteins share a genomic window:
- a CDS encoding type II toxin-antitoxin system VapC family toxin, whose translation MRVLLDTNVVLDLLMEREPFSQLAQKIFLKIESKEIQGFLCPTSVTTLYYLLRKHLGKKECNEAIQTLLELFEVVSLDKNILQESVKNVGSDFEDSVIYTSASHAHVDIIITRDLSGFKNSPINVMQPHEFLIDAEAVN comes from the coding sequence ATGAGGGTTTTACTTGACACTAACGTTGTGTTAGATTTACTCATGGAGCGCGAGCCTTTTAGCCAACTGGCACAAAAGATTTTTCTCAAAATAGAATCAAAAGAGATACAAGGCTTTTTATGCCCAACTTCCGTGACGACGCTTTATTACCTTTTACGCAAGCATCTTGGCAAAAAAGAGTGCAATGAAGCGATTCAAACGTTACTTGAGCTGTTTGAAGTTGTAAGCTTGGACAAAAATATTTTGCAAGAAAGCGTAAAAAACGTAGGCAGCGACTTTGAAGACAGCGTCATCTACACGAGCGCCTCCCATGCGCACGTTGACATCATCATCACCCGAGACCTTAGCGGATTTAAAAACTCCCCCATCAACGTGATGCAACCCCATGAGTTTTTGATTGATGCAGAGGCCGTGAACTAA
- a CDS encoding YbgC/FadM family acyl-CoA thioesterase, translated as MKEHLHKIRVYYEDTDMGGIVYHANYIKFCERARSEKFFSANFTLGDGDCHFVVKDLSAHFLKPARLGDLLHVSAQVLTCKNASLVVRHEIFKEEEKLFWMDVTLAYVCKGKLSRIDEATKVFLLG; from the coding sequence ATGAAAGAACACTTGCACAAGATTCGTGTGTATTATGAAGATACCGATATGGGCGGTATTGTGTACCATGCTAATTACATCAAGTTTTGCGAACGCGCGCGAAGTGAGAAGTTTTTTAGTGCTAACTTTACCTTGGGAGATGGGGATTGCCATTTCGTGGTGAAAGATTTAAGTGCGCACTTTTTGAAGCCTGCACGCTTGGGGGATTTGTTACATGTAAGCGCTCAGGTGCTTACATGTAAAAACGCTTCGCTAGTGGTGCGCCATGAAATCTTTAAAGAAGAAGAGAAGCTTTTTTGGATGGATGTTACCCTTGCGTATGTGTGCAAGGGTAAACTCTCCCGTATCGACGAGGCGACAAAAGTTTTTTTACTCGGCTAA
- a CDS encoding LysE family translocator, with protein sequence MEFLAIFLAFIIPLAWTPGPVNITLAAMGTTNGFKQSLKLILGLNVAFMLQSLATGLGLARLFSLYPFSFIVIKSVGVAYLLYLAYKISQMKLQDKKIPLDFSNGFILSLLNPKVYMTLVLMFTQFKNQSETFGGIFFLSALAMSFFFVGNALWSLFGSSLRRFIANETVFVLQKYVFALLLCGVAVYMALH encoded by the coding sequence GTGGAGTTTTTGGCTATTTTTTTAGCGTTCATCATCCCTCTTGCGTGGACGCCTGGCCCTGTAAATATTACTTTGGCGGCCATGGGAACAACCAATGGCTTCAAGCAATCCCTCAAGCTTATCTTGGGCCTCAATGTGGCTTTTATGCTCCAATCTCTTGCTACAGGCTTGGGGCTTGCGCGTCTTTTTTCCCTCTATCCTTTTAGTTTCATTGTTATTAAAAGCGTTGGTGTTGCTTATCTTTTGTATTTGGCCTATAAGATTTCACAAATGAAACTGCAAGACAAAAAGATTCCCCTTGATTTTAGCAACGGATTTATCCTGAGTTTGCTCAATCCTAAAGTGTACATGACTCTTGTCTTGATGTTTACGCAGTTTAAAAACCAAAGCGAAACTTTTGGCGGCATTTTTTTTCTAAGCGCGCTTGCCATGTCTTTTTTCTTTGTGGGAAATGCATTGTGGTCTTTGTTTGGATCAAGTTTGAGAAGATTTATTGCAAATGAAACCGTCTTTGTTCTGCAAAAATACGTGTTTGCTCTGTTGCTTTGCGGCGTAGCGGTGTATATGGCGCTCCATTAA
- a CDS encoding thiamine-phosphate kinase — protein MNKEAFVISQFTSPRIGDDGAVVGEWVYSKDIFAQNVHFKREWMSLAQIAKKSMLVNLSDAIAMNAVPKYALIGVTIPRSYTHAELKELTGAFLATCKAWGVELIGGDTTSGERLTISITIISHTKNPVFRKGMKEGHVLAYTGRIGESLKGLKTLMRGGSLGADSRFMKPVLKAAFFYKAAPYVSAAMDISDGLGKDLSRLCAANNLGARFTCKHTKAQLCSGEEYEMLFSFDPRYERILRRIAEQTKTPLTLFGKAVRGRFRCPCKEHHF, from the coding sequence ATGAACAAAGAAGCATTTGTCATTTCACAGTTCACTTCACCGCGCATTGGGGATGATGGGGCGGTCGTGGGTGAGTGGGTCTACTCTAAGGACATTTTTGCCCAAAACGTGCACTTTAAACGCGAATGGATGAGCTTGGCGCAGATTGCCAAAAAGAGCATGTTGGTGAACCTTTCTGATGCTATCGCCATGAACGCCGTGCCCAAATACGCGCTCATTGGCGTGACCATCCCCCGTTCTTATACCCACGCCGAACTCAAAGAACTCACGGGGGCGTTTTTGGCTACATGTAAGGCGTGGGGCGTGGAACTCATCGGGGGTGACACCACTTCTGGGGAGCGACTAACCATCTCTATCACTATCATCTCCCACACGAAAAACCCTGTGTTTCGCAAGGGGATGAAAGAGGGGCATGTGTTGGCGTACACGGGGCGCATTGGCGAGTCGCTAAAAGGGTTAAAGACCCTGATGCGTGGCGGAAGTTTGGGGGCAGATTCGCGGTTTATGAAGCCTGTGTTAAAGGCGGCGTTTTTTTACAAAGCCGCGCCGTATGTGAGCGCGGCGATGGACATTTCTGATGGGCTTGGCAAAGACCTCTCCCGTTTGTGCGCGGCCAATAACCTTGGCGCACGCTTTACATGTAAGCACACAAAAGCACAGCTTTGCAGTGGCGAAGAGTACGAAATGCTCTTTAGCTTTGACCCGCGTTATGAACGCATTTTGCGGCGCATTGCCGAGCAAACTAAAACACCTTTGACCCTCTTTGGCAAAGCCGTGCGGGGGCGTTTTCGTTGCCCGTGCAAAGAACATCACTTTTAA
- a CDS encoding metal-dependent hydrolase has protein sequence MDSLTQAALGASVAYACWHKPLGKKALLWGALLGTLPDLDIVARPFLDEVERLYLHRGESHSIWFIFFGALMFAFIAHRWREKIPFSHLFWGLFAIFGTHVLIDYFTIYGTQLLAPFSRYGFAHGNLFIIDPLFTLPLLFGIGFAVFFKSPKANLAGLYISSFYALFSLGAHGYAHHVFTQDTKNKALHVSASTTMATPFNTLLWRHLAQTPEGLLVGYYSLLAPRAITYERIPQHKELLEPYKDAANVNAIAWFSKGYWVAQKQGDTLRMSDARFGEIRSSIDIPPHTWGYLFSWVITDEERRMQRAPRTERNLKEALHVTYQRLVGAH, from the coding sequence ATGGACTCACTCACACAAGCCGCCCTTGGCGCATCGGTTGCGTATGCATGTTGGCACAAGCCCTTGGGCAAAAAAGCGTTGCTTTGGGGAGCACTCTTGGGGACATTGCCAGACTTGGATATTGTGGCGCGCCCTTTTTTGGATGAGGTGGAGCGCCTTTACTTGCACCGTGGAGAGTCCCACTCCATTTGGTTTATCTTTTTTGGTGCCTTGATGTTTGCTTTCATAGCCCATCGATGGCGTGAAAAAATACCTTTTTCGCACCTCTTTTGGGGACTGTTTGCCATTTTTGGCACCCATGTACTCATTGACTATTTCACCATTTATGGCACCCAGCTTTTAGCACCTTTTTCGCGCTACGGATTTGCCCACGGGAATCTTTTTATCATCGATCCACTTTTCACCCTGCCGTTGCTTTTTGGGATTGGCTTTGCTGTTTTTTTTAAAAGTCCCAAAGCCAATCTTGCGGGACTTTACATAAGCTCTTTTTATGCTCTATTTTCGTTGGGCGCCCACGGTTACGCCCATCATGTCTTCACCCAAGACACAAAAAACAAAGCCTTACATGTAAGCGCGTCCACGACCATGGCAACGCCTTTTAACACCCTGTTGTGGCGGCACCTCGCCCAAACACCTGAGGGCTTACTGGTCGGGTATTATTCACTTTTAGCCCCGCGCGCCATCACGTATGAGCGCATCCCTCAACACAAAGAGCTCCTGGAACCCTACAAGGATGCCGCCAATGTCAACGCCATAGCATGGTTTTCTAAAGGGTATTGGGTGGCGCAAAAACAAGGCGACACCCTCCGCATGAGCGACGCGCGCTTTGGGGAAATCCGAAGCAGTATTGACATACCACCGCACACGTGGGGTTATCTTTTTTCATGGGTCATCACAGACGAAGAGCGGCGCATGCAACGCGCCCCAAGAACAGAGCGAAACCTCAAAGAAGCCTTACATGTAACGTACCAAAGGCTTGTGGGAGCGCATTAG
- a CDS encoding DUF6364 family protein, giving the protein MNSKITLYADQNLIDGIKSYAKKHNTSVSKLVMHFFESTLKHENPNKTIPSKTSKLQGVLKGKISKEEYTAYLEKKHA; this is encoded by the coding sequence ATGAACAGTAAAATCACTCTTTATGCCGACCAAAACCTTATCGATGGCATCAAATCTTACGCAAAAAAGCACAACACTTCTGTCTCAAAATTGGTGATGCACTTTTTTGAATCCACGCTAAAACATGAAAATCCCAACAAAACAATACCCTCTAAAACATCAAAACTTCAAGGCGTCCTTAAAGGGAAAATCTCGAAAGAGGAATACACCGCCTACCTTGAAAAGAAGCACGCATGA
- a CDS encoding KilA-N domain-containing protein — protein sequence MAKITVLNNEITTLKIEDEDYICITDIAKYKDDALANDIIKNWLRNRNTIEFLGIWEQLYNPDFKPVEFDGFKKDAGLNSFTMSPTKWISGTNAIGMVAKSGRYGGTYAHKDIAFEFASWVSVEFKLYLIKEFQRLKSEELKQLGWDIRRNLTKLNYKIHTDTIKENLTPKELTPSQINFVYASEADILNVALFGMSAKEWRDLNKDKKGNIRDEANVNQLVCLANMESLNAHFISEGLSQKERLRRLNKIAIEQMRILSSENIKTISNPK from the coding sequence ATGGCAAAAATAACAGTACTGAATAATGAGATAACAACTCTAAAAATAGAAGATGAAGATTATATTTGCATAACCGATATAGCCAAATACAAGGACGATGCTCTTGCTAATGACATTATAAAGAATTGGCTTCGCAATCGTAATACCATAGAGTTTTTAGGTATTTGGGAACAGCTTTACAATCCAGATTTTAAACCCGTCGAATTCGACGGGTTTAAAAAAGATGCAGGTCTCAATAGTTTTACGATGAGTCCTACAAAGTGGATAAGCGGAACAAATGCCATAGGGATGGTGGCAAAGTCAGGGCGATACGGCGGCACATACGCTCATAAAGACATCGCTTTTGAGTTTGCTTCTTGGGTCTCTGTTGAGTTTAAACTTTATCTTATCAAAGAGTTCCAAAGACTTAAAAGTGAAGAGCTAAAACAACTTGGTTGGGATATTCGTCGAAACCTTACAAAGCTAAACTATAAAATCCATACCGATACTATCAAAGAAAATCTCACCCCAAAAGAGCTTACACCTAGTCAGATAAATTTTGTCTATGCGAGCGAAGCCGACATCTTAAATGTAGCACTCTTTGGCATGAGTGCAAAAGAGTGGAGGGATCTAAACAAAGACAAAAAAGGAAATATCCGTGATGAGGCTAATGTCAATCAACTTGTATGTTTGGCAAATATGGAATCTCTCAATGCGCACTTTATCAGTGAAGGGTTATCGCAAAAAGAGAGGCTTCGAAGGCTCAATAAAATAGCAATAGAACAGATGAGAATATTAAGCAGTGAAAATATCAAAACAATAAGCAACCCCAAATGA
- the ppnP gene encoding pyrimidine/purine nucleoside phosphorylase, whose amino-acid sequence MDTFENVSVVKKANVYFEGKVTSRTLVFADGSKKTLGVMLPGTYTFNTQAAEVMEILAGNCEVHLGKNTLHVRAGESFDVPALSTFEITCPEVVDYCCSFVE is encoded by the coding sequence ATGGATACATTTGAAAATGTGAGTGTTGTTAAAAAGGCCAATGTCTATTTTGAAGGTAAAGTAACGAGTCGCACCCTTGTTTTTGCTGATGGAAGCAAGAAAACTTTGGGTGTCATGCTTCCGGGAACTTACACTTTCAACACGCAAGCAGCCGAAGTGATGGAGATTCTTGCGGGAAATTGCGAAGTGCATTTGGGTAAAAACACCTTACATGTAAGGGCGGGAGAGTCGTTTGATGTGCCCGCACTTAGCACGTTTGAGATAACATGCCCCGAGGTTGTGGATTATTGTTGTTCGTTTGTGGAGTAA
- a CDS encoding DHCW motif cupin fold protein — protein sequence MQMTHIPFGTTEWSSITPSEHRGESGVALWRTKQCGEIRVRMVEYSAGYKADHWCQKGHILLCLEGELYTELENGEVHLLTAGMSYEVADETMAHRSYTPCGAKLFIVD from the coding sequence ATGCAAATGACCCACATCCCTTTTGGCACAACCGAGTGGAGCAGTATCACGCCAAGTGAACATCGAGGCGAAAGTGGCGTTGCCCTTTGGCGCACCAAACAATGCGGTGAGATTCGCGTGCGGATGGTGGAGTACTCCGCAGGGTACAAGGCCGACCACTGGTGCCAAAAAGGGCACATTTTGTTGTGCTTGGAGGGTGAACTTTACACGGAACTTGAAAACGGCGAAGTGCATCTTTTAACAGCAGGGATGAGCTACGAAGTCGCCGATGAAACCATGGCGCACCGCTCCTACACGCCTTGTGGCGCGAAGCTTTTTATTGTGGATTAG
- a CDS encoding uracil-DNA glycosylase encodes MTHIEKIHFLHQLYQYRALGFNYIKHERNLTPPSVVVSDGSLQTLEKSLLACQLCALAKCRKKVVFGEGNPSASIMFIGEGPGASEDESGRPFVGRAGQLLTKIIENVLHVKRSEVYIANIVKCRPPKNRVPFPEEVDACKPFLLQQIAQINPRIIVALGSTSYHHLTGEFDSKITQVRGQVIAFGDAKLVPTYHPSFLLRNPSAKKEVYLDMLKVKSLL; translated from the coding sequence ATGACGCACATCGAAAAAATCCATTTTCTTCATCAACTTTACCAATACCGCGCCCTTGGGTTTAATTACATCAAGCACGAACGCAACCTCACACCACCTAGCGTTGTTGTCAGTGATGGCTCTCTCCAGACACTTGAGAAATCTCTCCTTGCCTGCCAGCTGTGCGCCTTGGCAAAATGCCGCAAAAAAGTGGTTTTTGGCGAAGGAAATCCCAGCGCTAGCATTATGTTCATCGGCGAAGGGCCCGGAGCCAGTGAAGATGAATCGGGCCGTCCTTTTGTGGGGCGCGCAGGGCAACTGCTCACCAAAATCATTGAAAATGTGTTACATGTAAAGCGCTCAGAAGTCTACATTGCCAACATCGTCAAGTGCCGTCCGCCCAAAAACCGCGTCCCTTTTCCCGAAGAAGTCGATGCGTGTAAGCCTTTTTTATTGCAACAAATCGCGCAAATAAACCCGCGCATCATTGTGGCTTTGGGCTCTACAAGCTACCACCACCTCACGGGCGAATTTGACAGCAAAATCACCCAAGTGCGTGGCCAAGTCATAGCTTTTGGCGATGCCAAACTCGTCCCAACCTACCACCCTAGTTTCTTACTTCGCAACCCCTCTGCCAAAAAAGAGGTTTATCTTGACATGCTAAAGGTTAAATCACTCCTATGA
- the truD gene encoding tRNA pseudouridine(13) synthase TruD: MERRFFLNHSPIDGVHFTKNANDFTVTEIPLYPFSGEGEHLVLHVRKKDLTTWQMLQALSEISGAKVRDFGYAGLKDKEGMTIQYVSIHKSHEKAFENFSHPNIKLLSTTYHNNKIKMGHLKGNRFFIRLKKVLPTDALKLEQALRTIKAQGYPNFFGYQRFGKEGDNFEQGLAILQGKRRERNKKIHDLLISAYQSSLFNAWLSRRIEMSKLVESFSEKELAEIFPWDKATLKSLKAQKQFLKLLPGDVCHHYPHGKAFVIEDVEAEAARFEAKDAVLTGWLAGNRAMRTEGIAKEIEDVYCAQAEPYLAQMNGARRFAWSFAEDVEWNYREEEAWFEMHFSLQKGSYATVVLEEILRREL; the protein is encoded by the coding sequence GTGGAAAGACGCTTTTTTTTGAACCATAGCCCTATTGATGGGGTGCATTTTACGAAGAATGCTAACGATTTTACCGTGACGGAGATTCCCCTGTACCCTTTTAGTGGTGAGGGTGAGCATTTGGTCTTACATGTAAGGAAAAAAGACCTGACCACGTGGCAGATGCTTCAAGCCCTAAGCGAAATCAGCGGGGCAAAAGTGCGAGACTTTGGCTACGCGGGACTGAAAGATAAAGAGGGCATGACCATCCAGTATGTGAGCATCCACAAGTCCCATGAAAAGGCCTTTGAAAACTTTTCGCATCCTAATATCAAGCTGCTTTCCACGACGTACCACAACAACAAAATCAAGATGGGACACCTCAAAGGCAACCGCTTTTTTATCCGCCTGAAAAAGGTGTTGCCTACCGACGCGCTCAAACTTGAACAAGCGTTGCGTACCATCAAAGCGCAAGGGTATCCGAACTTTTTTGGGTATCAGCGGTTTGGAAAAGAGGGGGACAACTTTGAACAAGGCTTAGCCATCTTGCAAGGCAAACGGCGTGAGCGTAACAAAAAGATTCATGACCTGCTCATCAGCGCGTACCAAAGTAGCCTCTTTAACGCATGGCTTTCGCGGCGCATCGAGATGAGCAAACTGGTGGAAAGCTTTAGCGAAAAAGAGCTTGCCGAGATCTTCCCGTGGGACAAAGCGACCCTCAAATCCCTCAAAGCGCAAAAGCAGTTTTTGAAACTTTTGCCCGGTGATGTGTGCCACCACTACCCTCACGGCAAGGCCTTTGTCATCGAAGATGTAGAAGCAGAAGCGGCTAGATTCGAGGCAAAAGATGCGGTACTTACAGGCTGGCTGGCCGGCAACCGCGCCATGCGCACCGAGGGCATCGCCAAAGAGATAGAAGATGTGTACTGCGCCCAAGCCGAACCCTACCTAGCCCAAATGAACGGCGCAAGACGCTTCGCGTGGAGTTTCGCCGAGGACGTAGAGTGGAACTACCGCGAAGAAGAAGCGTGGTTTGAAATGCACTTTAGCCTGCAAAAAGGCTCTTACGCAACCGTGGTGCTAGAGGAGATTTTACGGCGGGAGTTGTAG
- a CDS encoding dihydrolipoyl dehydrogenase family protein, translating to MKTEHFDTIIVGSGTSAYYALEALASHQKVAVVAPEPLGGVCALKGCQPKKYLVAHQEARNAIKDLLGHGFETMSKSSWAALQSLKNAFTASVPHRTRKTLQSKARFIEGIATFCAPDALRVGEKTLSAKHIVIATGSLPRRNAIKGSEHLRTSDDFLEMPSLPKRIAFVGAGVIAFEFAYVAASLGSEVTVVHRSNQPLKGFDESMVARFLSATKEAGIRVITNAPVTEVTKQGATYTLITEEGLHVKADAVFETIGRMPNLSVLEGDAGNVQASAKGIAVNAHMQSVSNPHVYAIGDCTDTPYQLATVADEQGKIAGENILKGNHRTWDDALVAHAMFTHPPLVAVGITEEEAREKGLDYAIKEGETASWPSSKRIGETHGAYKMVLSKEGTLLGATLLRHNSPEVINLCAMLLKTKMPIATFKQMALAYPTASSDLKNML from the coding sequence ATGAAAACAGAACACTTTGACACCATCATCGTCGGAAGCGGGACTTCTGCTTACTATGCCCTTGAAGCCTTAGCGTCCCATCAAAAAGTAGCAGTGGTTGCCCCTGAGCCCCTTGGCGGTGTTTGCGCGCTTAAGGGGTGCCAGCCTAAAAAGTACCTCGTGGCACACCAAGAAGCCCGCAATGCCATCAAAGATTTGCTTGGCCACGGCTTTGAAACCATGTCAAAAAGCTCTTGGGCAGCGCTCCAGTCCCTTAAAAACGCATTTACCGCGTCCGTACCCCACAGAACCCGCAAAACGCTCCAGTCTAAGGCACGCTTTATTGAAGGCATTGCCACCTTTTGCGCTCCTGATGCGCTTCGTGTGGGAGAAAAAACCCTGAGCGCAAAACATATCGTGATAGCCACAGGCTCCTTGCCAAGGCGCAACGCCATCAAAGGCAGCGAACATTTACGCACAAGCGATGATTTTTTAGAAATGCCTAGTCTCCCCAAACGCATTGCCTTTGTCGGGGCGGGGGTGATTGCCTTTGAGTTTGCCTATGTGGCGGCGAGTTTGGGCAGTGAGGTCACGGTTGTACACCGTTCCAACCAACCCCTTAAAGGGTTTGATGAGAGCATGGTAGCGCGCTTTTTGAGTGCGACCAAAGAAGCAGGCATTCGCGTCATTACCAACGCGCCCGTCACAGAAGTGACCAAACAAGGCGCCACGTACACGCTCATCACGGAAGAGGGCTTACATGTAAAGGCCGATGCGGTTTTTGAAACCATCGGGCGCATGCCCAATCTCTCGGTGCTAGAGGGTGATGCGGGCAACGTGCAAGCTAGCGCCAAAGGCATTGCGGTTAACGCCCACATGCAAAGCGTGAGCAACCCGCACGTGTACGCCATCGGGGATTGCACCGACACGCCCTACCAACTTGCCACGGTTGCGGATGAACAAGGCAAAATAGCAGGAGAAAACATTCTCAAAGGCAATCACCGCACGTGGGATGATGCGTTGGTGGCGCATGCGATGTTCACCCACCCGCCCTTAGTGGCCGTGGGTATCACAGAAGAAGAGGCGAGGGAAAAGGGGTTGGATTACGCCATCAAAGAGGGCGAAACGGCCAGTTGGCCCTCTTCAAAGCGCATCGGCGAAACCCACGGGGCATACAAGATGGTGCTCTCTAAAGAGGGTACGCTTTTGGGTGCAACGCTTTTGCGCCACAATAGCCCAGAAGTGATTAACCTGTGTGCCATGTTGCTAAAAACAAAGATGCCCATTGCGACGTTTAAGCAAATGGCTTTAGCGTATCCGACGGCTTCGTCTGATTTGAAAAACATGCTTTGA
- a CDS encoding HdrB C-terminal domain-containing protein, whose product MTFSFSVSIFRFNAKTDYLPYYKKHTLTFSPQDSLAQALAQAKTQDPLFDYPQGEHAAVKVNGVALSTTTSLQDIKATFGTELTIDALSSKRATKDLIIDTQDFYERFDLLAPYVQKVDREYFESLICLHYGSETLAYNPRFYGAAFFVFAKEMMEKYYEFKDQILAVVADPENGIWLHTPLAFTVFPAPANVEECVDALKNALAQSGVQAPQSFTTLSQQPATTTASLLEILGIADTAEPLDAIAEALGACVPKHPFSKFKTALFLGQTSDAPALERFIAFSGAKSTALSRTHQHCGAALFPHAKEIALKMGGDILLEAFDAGCDFVLVNDPLDFAFLETNQTAISKALNREVKIPVLTPAQLVLLSLGEFDKAALSSHTVKPTFID is encoded by the coding sequence ATGACGTTTTCGTTTTCAGTGAGCATTTTTCGCTTCAACGCCAAAACCGATTACCTGCCCTATTACAAAAAACACACCTTAACCTTTTCGCCTCAAGACTCCCTCGCACAGGCTCTTGCACAGGCTAAAACCCAAGACCCTCTCTTTGACTACCCCCAAGGCGAACACGCCGCGGTCAAGGTCAATGGCGTCGCCCTTTCCACCACCACGTCGCTCCAAGACATCAAAGCAACTTTCGGCACGGAACTTACCATCGACGCCCTCTCAAGCAAACGCGCCACCAAAGACCTCATCATCGACACGCAAGATTTTTACGAGCGTTTTGATTTGCTTGCCCCTTACGTGCAAAAAGTCGACCGAGAGTACTTTGAGTCACTCATTTGCTTGCATTATGGCTCCGAAACCCTTGCCTACAACCCACGCTTTTACGGCGCAGCTTTTTTTGTCTTCGCCAAAGAGATGATGGAAAAATACTACGAATTTAAAGACCAAATCCTCGCCGTCGTTGCTGACCCAGAAAATGGCATCTGGCTACACACGCCCCTTGCTTTTACTGTTTTCCCTGCGCCCGCCAACGTCGAAGAGTGCGTAGATGCGCTCAAAAATGCACTTGCACAAAGTGGTGTCCAAGCACCCCAATCCTTCACAACCCTTAGCCAACAACCCGCCACCACAACCGCTTCGCTTTTAGAAATTTTAGGCATTGCAGACACGGCGGAGCCTTTAGACGCCATCGCTGAAGCACTTGGCGCGTGCGTGCCCAAGCACCCTTTTAGTAAGTTTAAAACAGCGCTTTTTTTGGGACAAACTAGCGATGCACCTGCCCTTGAGCGTTTTATCGCTTTCTCAGGAGCCAAAAGTACCGCTCTCTCCCGCACCCACCAACACTGTGGCGCCGCGCTCTTTCCCCACGCAAAGGAGATTGCACTCAAGATGGGAGGCGACATTTTACTTGAAGCCTTTGATGCAGGATGTGACTTTGTCCTTGTAAATGATCCTTTAGATTTTGCTTTTTTAGAAACCAATCAAACCGCCATAAGCAAAGCCCTTAACAGAGAGGTAAAAATCCCTGTACTTACCCCTGCCCAACTGGTCTTGCTTTCCCTTGGAGAGTTTGACAAAGCCGCCCTTTCTTCTCACACAGTCAAACCTACATTTATAGATTAA
- a CDS encoding LemA family protein — protein sequence MNTSFLILLGVLALVVFLAVNIYNRLVELKNRLENAFAQIEVQLKRRYDLIPNLLETVKAYLKHESQTLENVVKARNTALSALEAVAKNPASPSSMDAFMRSEKAFQGAMGSLNIAVEAYPDLKASANMQHFSEELTSTENKISFARQAFNDAVTAYNTYKQTFPPVLLAGMFGHAENARMLEFEDAIQEAPKVTF from the coding sequence ATGAACACTTCTTTTCTTATTTTGCTTGGCGTTTTGGCCCTTGTGGTTTTTTTGGCGGTCAACATTTACAACCGCTTGGTGGAGCTGAAAAACCGTCTTGAAAATGCCTTTGCCCAAATCGAAGTGCAACTCAAGCGCCGTTACGACCTCATCCCTAACTTACTCGAAACCGTTAAAGCCTACCTCAAACACGAAAGTCAAACCCTCGAGAACGTGGTCAAAGCCAGAAACACAGCCCTTTCAGCCCTTGAAGCAGTGGCCAAAAACCCTGCAAGTCCTAGCTCCATGGACGCGTTTATGCGCTCTGAAAAAGCCTTTCAAGGGGCTATGGGAAGCCTCAACATCGCTGTAGAAGCGTACCCAGACCTCAAAGCTTCAGCCAACATGCAGCATTTTTCTGAAGAACTCACCAGTACGGAAAATAAAATCTCTTTCGCTAGACAAGCCTTTAATGACGCGGTCACTGCGTACAACACCTACAAGCAAACCTTCCCGCCAGTTCTTCTTGCTGGCATGTTTGGACACGCCGAAAACGCACGCATGTTGGAGTTTGAAGATGCCATCCAAGAAGCACCCAAAGTCACTTTTTAG